The genomic interval ACTTTGATTTGACGATCGGCTGGTGCTTGATCCTTGGCTTCTTTACCCCGGTTGCCGCGTTAGCAGCAGCGTTTTTTCTCGGTTCAGTGTTCATGAGCCAGTACCCGCCGGCGACGGGACCGACGTCGAGTTACTACCAACTGGTCGAATGCATGGCCTGTTTGGTGCTGGCCGGTACCGGCGCAGGACGATTCGCAGGATTGGACTTTTTCCTGCAGTTGATCATCCGACGCTCGGAAGCCAAAGGCGATAAGAAACCGGCAGCCTGATCGCTGTCCACTGATAACCATCCGCGACCGCTTTGACGAGCGGCCCGCCACATCCCAACAAAAACACCCTTTCCAATTAGGACATAGCCATGGTCGATAAACTTTCCAGCGACGAACGCGAAGTCGGCAAGAGCAACTATTACGAAGCCATCGGTAGCTATTACGATATCAACCGCCGCGATTTCTTGCGTGGAATCGTCGGTGCGGGAGCCATTTCCGGTGCCGGGTTGGGCGCCGCCTATTTCGGCTACGGAGCGGTCGATGATCCGGTGCGGATCGCAGTGATCGGCACGGGCGACGAAGGCAACGTGTTGATCGGGGGTTGCAATCCAAAGTACGTCAAGGTGGAGGCGATCTGTGACATCCGACCCTTCAGCCAACACCGGGCTTTCCACGGTGACTGCAGTAGCCCGTCGGCATTGGTTCGTCGTCCCGGTTTGATCAGCGTTGCTGGTTACAAAGACGAAGCGGAAGCGCGTCGTAACGTGACGGTGTACGACGGCACCACGACCGGCGGCATCATGGAATGCTTGGACCACAAAGGAATCGAAGCAGTCATCATCGCGCTGCCGCTGTGGTTGCACGCACCGGTTGCCGCCCAAGCGATGAAACGTGGGTTGCACGTGTTGACGGAAAAGCTGATGGCGCACAACGTCGCACAGTGCAAAGTCATGTCGCGAATGGCCGCATCGATGAAGGACAAGGACGGTAATCCGCTGCACTTAGCCACCGGTCACCAGCGTCACTACAACGTCAAGTACGACAATGCGGTGAATTTGATCAAGTGGGGATTGCTGGGGCAATTGCACCACATCCGAGCCCAATGGCACCGCAGCAACTTGCCCGGAAAGGACAGCTGGTCGATGCCGATCCCCGGCGGCGAAAAAACCGCCGATGGCAAGATGTTTGACCGCATCAAGAAAGACCTGGAGTATCGGCAAAATAAGCTTAACGACAAGGACAACCCGCCGTCCGCCGCAGACATCGAGCGACTGGAAGCCGAGATCGCGCAGTGGGCTGCGTGGGACGCGGACAAGAACATCGATCCAAAGAAGTTCGGTTACGAAGACTTCACGATCCAAGACAAGATCTTTACCGCCGAAGAAGAGCTGCATCGATGGCGTCTGTTTGACCGAACCGGTGCGGGTCTGATGGCCGAATTGGGCAGCCACCAACTCGACGCCGTCAGCATTTTCCTCAGCTCGCTGCGAGACGACGGCAAGAAAGTGCACCCGCTGGCCGTTCACGCCGTCGGGGGACGCCACATCATGCCGCTGGATCGAGAGTGCGGCGACCACGTCTACTGCACCTTCGAATTCCCTGGTCCGGAGTACCCGGAATCCTTCGACGTCGGTTACGACGACCGCGTCAACGGCTATCCCAGCGGCGCGGTTCCAGGATACGAGTCGGACCCGAACAAGAAGGTGGTCGTGACTTACTCGTCGATCAACGGCAACGGGTTCGGCGGTTGGGGCGAAGTCGTCATGGGTACCAAGGGCACGCTGATCTTGGACAAGGAAACCGACGTTCTGCTGTATCGCGACAGCGACACGAGCAGCAAAGTCGGCGTCAAGGCCTCCGGCGGCGGGTATGCGTTGGACACCAGCGCCAGTGGCGATTTTGCAGCACCGGTTGCTCAAGCCGCATCGTCCGGTCCCGTCAGCCGCGGTTATCGCGAAGAGATCGAGCACTGGGCGTACTGCATTCGTAACCCGGCTCCAGAAAACCGTCCTCGCTGCTATCCCGCCGTCGCCATGGGCGACGCGGTGATCGCGTTGGGTGCCAATGTTGCACTGAAGAACGCAGCGGCTGGCAAGGGCGGATACCTGAAATATGAAGAGTCCTGGTTCGACATCGACGATGATGCGACACCGGACGGCAGCACCATCCAAGCGGAAACCGAATACATGGACAAACCCGTCGCCTGATCGGGCGAGGTTTGAGAGCGATCAGCCACGAAACGGCGGCGTCACAAGACGCCGCCGTTTTTTCGTTCCTTGCCCACCTCCAACGCTGGAATAACCCGGACGCGATTCGTGAGTGATTCTCTGAAACTTTCCCATTGCTTCCTGGGTAAAGACAATAATGGGAGATTGTGAGCGAATGGCTGGCTAAAGAGGTTTCGTCCAACATCGCCAGCGCCGCTTTGAAGGCCATAGAACACATTTTGCTAAACACTCGCGCAGCGTGAGCGGCAAGTGGATGGCAGGCTGTTCAAGTTTTGAGGTGTGCAGTAACTGTTCCTTGCTTCCGCCGGGCTTGCCCCGGATCGGAGCAACAACTGTCGGCTACGTGCAAGTGCAATGGGTAGCCGCCACTTGTTTCCTCCGCCGAGACAAGCTCAACGGAAGGAGCTTTGCGGATATTTGTCGACACAAGACCAAGTTTTGTCCAACCCCAAGGGGACCCAAATGATGCAGAGTTCAGTTTTCTCGACGACAGGGAATGGCTTGTCGTGGTCGCAGAAATGGATCCCCGCCACGATCGCGTTCTGCGTCACAGTTTGCAGCGGTAGCGGAACAACGTATTCCGCTGAACCAACAGCGGCACATTTGTTGCCCAAAGGCACGGTCGTCTATGCAGAACTCTCCGACCCGAAGCAGTTGATTGCGACGATCTGGGATCATCCGCTTCGCACGCGGATCCAGGAGTTGCCACCGATTGAGCAACTGCTGGTCTCGGAGGACTTTGCTAAGTTCACCTTTGGTCGTGAGTTGATTGAAAGTCACTTTGCCATGTCGTGGCGTGAACTGCTGGAGACCGCTGCGGCGCAAGGAGTCGCAGCGGCGTTTGATCCTGAGAGTCAGGGAGTTGCCTTGATCGTTCGTGGTCGTGACGCCGATTCGATGTCGATGCTGATGGACAAGGCGGTGTTGTTGGCTCAAATGGGAGCGAACGGCAAGGACTTGCAGAAAGCCGAGTATCGAGACGTCAAAGCGTATCGGCTCAATGAGTTACGATTCGCCGTTCACAGTGACACTTTCATCCTCACCAACCAGTCGGAACTCGGCAAAACGATCCTCGACAACTTGATCGATGGGGCCAAGGAATCATTGCTCGATAACCCGCGTTTTCAATCCGCGTTGGCCACTCGAGATGATCAGACGAGCGGATGGGCGTTTGCGGATGTTGAAGTCATTCGCGAGTCCGGCGTTGCAGACAATGTCTACGAGGATCAGATCAACAATCCGGTGCTGGAGTTGCTTGTTGGTGGGATTCAAAGCACTTTACAGCACACTCCGCTGGCAGCATTTTCGATGTTGGTTGAATCCAATGGCGTGCAAGCGCGGCTGGCGATGCCTCTGGAGAATGAGTGGATTCCGGAGCAGCGCGAGTATTACTTTGGCGCGGACGGCAAAGGGCACGGGCCGAATTTGGTGTCGGTTCCCGGCACCGTGATGACGCTCAGCACGCACCGTGATTTTGCACAGATGTGGCT from Stieleria varia carries:
- a CDS encoding Gfo/Idh/MocA family protein translates to MVDKLSSDEREVGKSNYYEAIGSYYDINRRDFLRGIVGAGAISGAGLGAAYFGYGAVDDPVRIAVIGTGDEGNVLIGGCNPKYVKVEAICDIRPFSQHRAFHGDCSSPSALVRRPGLISVAGYKDEAEARRNVTVYDGTTTGGIMECLDHKGIEAVIIALPLWLHAPVAAQAMKRGLHVLTEKLMAHNVAQCKVMSRMAASMKDKDGNPLHLATGHQRHYNVKYDNAVNLIKWGLLGQLHHIRAQWHRSNLPGKDSWSMPIPGGEKTADGKMFDRIKKDLEYRQNKLNDKDNPPSAADIERLEAEIAQWAAWDADKNIDPKKFGYEDFTIQDKIFTAEEELHRWRLFDRTGAGLMAELGSHQLDAVSIFLSSLRDDGKKVHPLAVHAVGGRHIMPLDRECGDHVYCTFEFPGPEYPESFDVGYDDRVNGYPSGAVPGYESDPNKKVVVTYSSINGNGFGGWGEVVMGTKGTLILDKETDVLLYRDSDTSSKVGVKASGGGYALDTSASGDFAAPVAQAASSGPVSRGYREEIEHWAYCIRNPAPENRPRCYPAVAMGDAVIALGANVALKNAAAGKGGYLKYEESWFDIDDDATPDGSTIQAETEYMDKPVA